Proteins encoded in a region of the Rutidosis leptorrhynchoides isolate AG116_Rl617_1_P2 chromosome 9, CSIRO_AGI_Rlap_v1, whole genome shotgun sequence genome:
- the LOC139866180 gene encoding mannose-1-phosphate guanylyltransferase 1-like, with amino-acid sequence MKALILVGGFGTRLRPLTLSFPKPLVDFANKPMILHQIEALKAIGVTEVILAINYQPEVMLNFLKDFESKLGIKITCSQETEPLGTAGPLALARDKLADESGEPFFVLNSDVISDYPLKEMIAFHKSHGGEASLMVTKVDEPSKYGVVVMEESTGKVEKFVEKPKIFVGNKINAGIYLLNQTILDRIELKPTSIEKEIFPIVASENLLFAMVLPGFWMDIGQPKDYITGLRLYLDSLRKKSSSKLAKGAHIIGNVLVDDSAKIGEGCLIGPDVAIGPGCVIESGVRLSRCTLMRGVKIKKHACISSSIIGWHSTVGQWARVENMTILGEDVHVCDEVYSNGGVVLPHKEIKASILKPAIVM; translated from the exons ATGAAAGCACTTATTCTTGTTGGAGGTTTTGGAACTCGATTGAGGCCGTTGACCCTTAGCTTCCCAAAGCCACTTGTTGACTTTGCCAACAAACCTATGATCCTGCACCAG ATTGAAGCTCTCAAGGCCATAGGAGTCACTGAAGTAATTCTGGCTATCAATTACCAACCAGAg GTTATGCTTAATTTCTTGAAGGATTTTGAAAGTAAGCTCGGGATAAAGATCACTTGTTCACAAGAGACTGAGCCACTAGGAACCGCAGGGCCCTTAGCTCTAGCTAGAGACAAGCTAGCGGATGAATCTGGTGAGCCGTTTTTCGTCCTCAATAGTGATGTCATCAGTGACTATCCCCTCAAAGAAATGATAGCGTTCCATAAGTCTCATGGTGGTGAAGCTTCATTAATGGTGACCAAG GTTGACGAGCCTTCAAAATATGGCGTGGTTGTTATGGAAGAATCAACCGGGAAAGTTGAAAAATTTGTTGAAAAACCAAAAATATTTGTTGGTAACAAGATTAATGCTGGAATTTACCTACTTAATCAAACTATTCTTGATCGAATCGAGCTCAAGCCCACGTCAATCGAGAAAGAAATATTTCCAATAGTTGCATCCGAAAATCTGCTATTCGCGATGGTTTTACCCGGGTTTTGGATGGACATTGGGCAGCCAAAAGATTACATCACCGGATTAAGACTATACCTAGACTCATTAAGAAAGAAATCATCATCGAAATTGGCTAAGGGAGCCCACATCATAGGTAATGTTTTGGTAGACGATAGTGCCAAGATTGGTGAAGGGTGTTTAATTGGGCCAGATGTTGCAATTGGGCCCGGGTGTGTGATTGAGTCCGGGGTCAGACTTTCTCGGTGCACCTTAATGCGTGGTGTCAAGATCAAGAAACACGCGTGCATTTCAAGCAGTATTATAGGGTGGCACTCGACTGTTGGTCAGTGGGCCCGAGTCGAAAATATGACTATTCTTGGAGAAGATGTTCATGTGTGTGATGAAGTGTACAGTAATGGTGGTGTGGTTCTGCCACATAAGGAGATCAAGGCTAGCATCTTGAAGCCAGCGATAGTCATGTGA